The sequence GCCACACTTGAAAACCATCAGGGAAATCGCTTTTAGTCCCTTGAAGTTCTTTCATTCAGGCTGACATCTCTTTACTAATAGTTTAAAAGTGTTTGCCCTGGGGGACACCAATTTTCATCAGGGTGTAAAATGCCCCCAGCTATTCTGCTTGATCCTAAATAGAGAAATTTATCGCCTCTAAAAATATTTTTTGATTCGATATTGCTCAATAGATGAGGGGGTTAAGTGAAAAACATAGATTTTTTTGAAATTAAATTAAGTAGTTTCTCTCTCTCGTGTGTAATGCTATTAAATCCTAAGGAAAATTGGAAAAAGAGATTTTAAAGAAATATTTATCTGGTACTGCTTCCCTCGAAGAGCAAACAGCAGTAATCGAATGGCTCCAGACAGATGAGGGGAAGGCGCAATTGGACTCCTTAATGCAAGAGCAATGGGATCATGCGCCAGAAGACGCCGAAAAGGGAGAATTGGATAGGATGCTGAAAGGAATCCATGAACAAATCCAAGTGTCCACACCACACAAGAAACTTCCTGAAAGGAAAAAGTACAACTGGGGAAAATCCATAAGGATCGCGGCTTCTTTAGGGCTGGTCTCATTACTGACCGTTTTACTTTATAAGCAACTCAACTTTAAGCCCGTTCCAAGTGAGGAAATTAAGACCTATAGCAAGCATGCGGAGATTGGGGAGAAATTAAGGTTGCGATTACCGGATAAGACAATCGTGATTTTAAATTCAAACGCTACGTTGCGTTTTACTTCCGAGTACGGAAAAAGTGTACGTGAGGTAGTGCTGGAGGGGGAGGCGTTTTTTGAAATTACTCCAGATAAGGAACGTCCATTCAAGGTAAAGGTCGACGAGGTGGTGGTGACAGCATTGGGCACTGCATTTAATGCAGAGAACCGTGCTGGAGAAGTATCTGTGGCGCTCACGGAGGGAAAGGTAAGTGTGGAAAAAGAAGTGGAGGGGAAAGCGGTCCGTGTCCTCTTGGATCCTGGTCAAATGGCCACTTCCGTGGATCAGCGTTTAGGGCCGTTTGCGGTGGCAGCTTTTGATGTAAGCGGCGTTACTGCTTGGAAAGCAGGAAAAATACACTTTAAGGGCAAAGCGCTTGGGGATATCCTAAGTGAACTGCAGAAATGGTATGGAGTGGAAATCAAGCAAGAAAAGGGCGTCAATACAGCGCGTAAGATTTCGGGAACTTTTAACAATGAAAGCCTTGAAAATGTGCTGAAGGGATTAACTTTTTCCCTTGGCTTCCAATATGAGATAAATGGTAAAGAAGTAGTACTTAAAAAATAAGATTGCCTATGAAAAAAAAATCAGGACAGCCTTCCATCGCCAAATGAATCAACTGCCCTGAAAAGTTTCAAGAGATAAACCTTAAAACATTTAACAAAACTATGAAAAGAAAATTACTGAGCCTAATTAAGATGGTGTCTAAGAACCTGTTATATGGTATTATAATTCAGTGTCTGCTGCTTTCTTCTTTGATGGCTGAAGAAAGCAATGCACAAATAAAGCCCTTGGACAAGGCCTTTGTGAAAA comes from Echinicola vietnamensis DSM 17526 and encodes:
- a CDS encoding FecR family protein, with protein sequence MEKEILKKYLSGTASLEEQTAVIEWLQTDEGKAQLDSLMQEQWDHAPEDAEKGELDRMLKGIHEQIQVSTPHKKLPERKKYNWGKSIRIAASLGLVSLLTVLLYKQLNFKPVPSEEIKTYSKHAEIGEKLRLRLPDKTIVILNSNATLRFTSEYGKSVREVVLEGEAFFEITPDKERPFKVKVDEVVVTALGTAFNAENRAGEVSVALTEGKVSVEKEVEGKAVRVLLDPGQMATSVDQRLGPFAVAAFDVSGVTAWKAGKIHFKGKALGDILSELQKWYGVEIKQEKGVNTARKISGTFNNESLENVLKGLTFSLGFQYEINGKEVVLKK